Within Actinomycetota bacterium, the genomic segment GCGCACCGCGCCGGCGACGTCGCCGCCCCCGGCCGTCGAGGCCTCGAGAGCCAGCAGCAGGGCGAGCGTGTGTTGGAACGACCGGCACGCCACCCCGCCGTCCTCGTCGCCCGCGAGCATCGGCACGACGGCGTCGGCGGCCCGCTCGATCGCCGAGCCGGACCGGTTCGTGAGCGCAACGGTCGTGCTCGAACCCCCGTGCCTCGCGAGCGCCTCGATCGTCTCCTCGGTGGCCCCGCTGGCGGAGATTCCGATGGCGAGCACGCCGTCGCCGGGCGGCGTCCCGACCTCGAGCGACGCGTACTCGCCGACCGCATCGACGCCGGCGGCACGCATCCTCGTCGCGGCGACGCCCGCCGCGAACCTCGACGATCCCATGCCGATCATCACGATCCGCTCCGGACGCCGCCTCGGCCAGAGCTCGGCGGCATCGAGGGAGTCGGCGAGGGCGCGCAGCATCTCGGGCTTGCGCTCGAGGTCGCGCAGGAACGCCTGCGGGTTCACGGGGTCTCCTGCGGGAACATCGCCCTGATCGCCAGGTCCGGCACGTATCGCCACCGTGGCAGGAACCTGGCCGCGTACACGTACTCGTGGCATTCCTGCGCGACCTCGAGCGGTCTCAACAGGCGCTCGTCGAACAGCTGCGGCATCCCGCGATCGTCGAGCTCGCCGTGGTACGCGTCGAGGAACCCTCGCCGGCTCGCCTCGATCCACGACGCGACAGCGCCATCGTAACCGGGTCGCCGCGTCGACGCGACCCGCCCGAGGTGATCGATCGACCGCACGAACGCGGCGACGTCGCGCACCGGCGTATCGGGTGCGCCCCGCTCGGCCGGCGGGGCCATCGGGTTCCCGTCGAAGTCGGTGACGGCGTAGCCGTCCCGCCACTCGAGCACCTGTCCGACGTGGAAGTCGCCGTGGATCCTGGTCGTGACGGCGCCCGTCGCCTCGCCGAGCCGGTCCACCTCGGCACGGATCGCATCGGCACGCGCCGCGAGCCGGGCGCCCTCATCGCCGTGGGTGAGCGCGATGGCCTCGTCGGCGACGGCCAGGGCTGCTCGCCGCCAGGCATCGGCGGTCGACGCGTCGGCCGCGGCGACGGGGTGCGGCACGACGTCGGACGCCGTCGCGAATGCGATGTGCATTCCCGCACCGATGCGCCCGAGCGTCGCCGCGGGCCCGAATGCTGCCTCCTCGTCGACAACGCCGTCGAGCCACCCGAGCAGCCGCGCAAGGTACCAGTCCCAGCCGTCACGGGCCGCGGGAAGGAACGAGGCCGCCGTCGCGAGCACGACCTCCTCGCCCGCCGGCGACCGCCACCGCAGCGCCCCGAGCGGTGTGGGCAGGTGGGGGAACCCGACGGCGGCGAGGTGCACGGGCAGTTCGAGGCCCGGCTGCGGGCCCGGGGACGTGAGGGGGAACAGCTTCACCACCGCCGACCCGCCGACGACCACCGAGTCGTTGGACTGGTCCACGTCGATCGCGACCTCGTCGTCCCCCTCGCCGTCGAGCCCCGTGCCGAACGCCTCGCCCCGGAAGGCGCCGTCGGAGCGTTCCCGT encodes:
- a CDS encoding SIS domain-containing protein; this translates as MNPQAFLRDLERKPEMLRALADSLDAAELWPRRRPERIVMIGMGSSRFAAGVAATRMRAAGVDAVGEYASLEVGTPPGDGVLAIGISASGATEETIEALARHGGSSTTVALTNRSGSAIERAADAVVPMLAGDEDGGVACRSFQHTLALLLALEASTAGGGDVAGAVRRAAEASEDLLERRDTWLPGVGDLLAEGPATFTIAPAERLSSAEQGALMLREGPRRTAGACEAGDWLHVDVYLTKPLDYRALLFAGSRSDPAIIAWMRDRGSRVVAVGGDVDGVDRTVRYRHDGNPDAALLTEVLVAELVAARWWLAQDAQA